In Mugil cephalus isolate CIBA_MC_2020 chromosome 7, CIBA_Mcephalus_1.1, whole genome shotgun sequence, the sequence tgaggtTGAATGAGTGCCATTACATTTAATGGAACCAttgtgtgtatgcgtgtatGGACAGAGACGGTActaaagcattttattgtcttcctttttttatttttctccgtGTTGCCAGTTTTTGTCTCGTCTGTGATGTTACTGTTTTGCTGATGGTGCTACTTCTTGCTTCCTGTAACACAGTCAGCTActggaagacaaggagccctcCATCATGTTCTCAGTCCCACGGGGGGGAGCTGCTCTGTCAGAAATTAATGTAAGGGCTCAGATGTTGTCTGGACTCCTCCTCTGATATTAAGTGCCCATCCTGCTCTCAGGCCTGGATGTAGCTTTCCCTGGTTTGATGTCACTGCAAGCCATGGATACCAACTCCAACTGAGTGCGTGTTGACTCTCGAGTTTTCCTTTTCAATCCACTGACTAATGACCTGCTCCCCCCTTtaccctcctccctctgccccTCCCCCTCACCACCAAAGAGCGTGTGAGTGAGGAAAATGGAGGtatgtggggggaggggggagaacaGATCAACCACAGATCTGTGGATCATCTGCATCACTGAGCACACACAGGGGAGGGGCTCTGAGGTCATCAGGGGAGGCTGGATGCAATTGGTCAGCTGGGACATTAtacagctttctttctttctttctttctttctttctgcgtGCATTACTTGAAACAAGAGGGCCACCACTGACACACGGTGCTAacgcagacagacaggtatCTCTGGAGAAATTAACACCTTCAGTCCACCTGACATTGCATAACTCATTAGATGCACAGATTCAACAGGGGAtcataaaaagaagaaagctgCAGCACGCAGCGTTGTCTCGATGACATTTACAAGGTGAGCGCTTCGCCTGAAAGCTGTCAGAGCATATTAGCTGATATTCAGGTCAGATACGTTTTCAGATCCATTCAGTGTCTGCGCAGCCCGTCATCTGAGCCTTCAGGAGCTCCTCACCAGTACAGCACATCTCTCTTTGTTACTGAAATGTAAGGAGAATCGTgcaataaacagaaaacagaagcgCGAGGAAGGAGTGGTCTGCCTGTCATAAAGCAATGTACTGGGCCTCGTGCAGCGAGAGTTGCTtataaatgtcaaatgttacaTTTCCTCTACATTTTAAGAGGAAACAAATAGAAGTCACCTCCAGatgcaccattttttttaaaaaaaacatcttttaattCCTTCCCATGTGTGCTGAACAATGAATACCACTACCAACCTTTATTATTAGCACAGGTAACACCACTGATCAACAGCCACTGAACAAGTTCACTCAAAcagacagttttatttgtatgcCTTCATCTCAACACAGTGGGGGTGAAtggtattttatttctaattctcACAGCAAAGTAAAATTagattaattcaattcaataaataaataaataaataaataaaagattcatTAAATTCAACAGTTGTGTAAGTGGACCGGTTTCACTTGTACAACTGGGACTGCTTTCAACcgaaaaaaaactaacaaaaaagcCTCCACTGTGGATGATATAGAGTCAGTAGACAGTAACACTAATAACATCTATACATTGTCTGTAGTAATAACAACAGTCATAGCTTAAACTTTGTGTTGAACTGTGACTATTTCTATTAAATACGAACACTGGTTTAGACAGTCTGAGGTTTGTTATAATATGACAAACAAGTCAGTTTCTCTATTcactgttctttttatttttgcacaaactCTCTATCTCCCTGTGGACAACATGCACAGCCCCCAATCCTAAAGgggaatatatttatttatttttatttaaaagcgGGACATGGCACATTGGTTGACGTGAGTACAAAGGAGAATCATGTAAATGTGCCAGATGTAGCCATGCAGGCTAACTTTGATGGTATTAAAAAGGAAGCTGAAAAGAACACAGAAGCTAATCACAACATCAAACACACCACATACATTTGGACGTATGGATTCTGGTGAGGAgtaaattatttaacatttattcccGTTTCAAATGGCTACAATCACATCAGGTGAGCATGATTAGAGCATCGTTATTCAGAATGTAGTTTGTGCTCCTGACTGCTGAAGTGAGAGTGAAAAACATGGTGAGATTGAAAGAGCTGTCTGAAGCCATCAGAAGGGAAGACTGTAGCAGCTTAGTCCCAGTGAAGGATTTAAAAAGATCTCAGAAGACTCTGAAATCATCCATTCCCGTGTCCAAGAATTATCTACCGGTGAGGACATTCAAAACTACCAACATGCCCAAGCCTGAACATCCAAGTAAGTTCACCCCGAGAGCAGATGGCAGGACGCTAAACATCACCTACAGCAGACTCTGGCCACTGCTGATGTGAAAGTGCATGTCGCTAGAATCGGGAAGAGCAATATTTGGTGTAAACCAGGAAAAGAACCTCCCGCCAGCtgtgaagcatggaggtggaagtGTCATGGTTTGGGTATGCTGTGCTGCAGTAAGACCTGGCCAGCTCACCATCATAGACTCCACCATGAATTCTACTGTGTATCAGAGGGAGAGTCCTGGAATGAGTCAAACACCAGATCTTAATCACATTGAGATGCTGTGTGGTGACTTGAAAAATTCTTTCGGCCCGAACACCTCACAGCCGAAAGAATTTTGCGTTAAGGGTCAAACTGTCTTCAGACCGACTGGTAGACGTATACAAGAAGCGTCTCACTGAAGTGATTTCAGCCAACGAGGGTAACATTTGCTATAAGGGGGTAGGGtgtcctttcttcttcctgcatgcatttttgtttttgcatgcattttgttttttgtctttagtttaATGAGTAAAACACAAGGTtaatttttgttgtttacttgGAATTAAATCACTTTCTTTtccagagataaataaaaactagacTAGACATTAGTATGTTAACATTTCTTAAGATAGAGCTGGATATTTAATGACCTGTCTTATTCTTTCTATGACTGTACAGTGTCCCAGAGTGTGCTATCAACAGGtaagtcaaataaatgaatggctGACAGAGCCGAGGACCTCCAACATAGTGGCCAGGGTGAAGTTACATCAGCTGAATGCCACCTGTAGAGTTCAATAGAGCAACCTGACTTAAAGCTCCATCCACCATCTGCACGAGGCAACAGTTGTCTAATGGTCTCCTCCTGGACAAAGTCTCACTCTGTGTAATTCTGTCCCCCTGGATTATCCTCTCataatgtgtgtctgtgtgagtgatgTCATGTAATGAAGTTATAAAACACATTGGGTGATGACCTGAACTGATAACTACAGCTTTCTTTATACATTTTGTTTCACTATAATATTCCCACCATTTCCCTAACAACAAGTTTCAAACGGCATTGAGTTTCCTCTAATCCTCTCATCCTGCAGAGTTTGAGGTCTCTGCAGAGAGACCACAGAGGGACAGGTGTCTGCTTGGCTTGGCTCACACTGACCTCTAGTGGACCGCAGAGGAACTGCGCCTCTAGGCAGTAAATGACATTTTGGACGCTGGTGTCATTTATATCATCACTTTCAACTGTAGATCAAATGTGGTGCATTGCATTGTGGGACAATGAGCACAAGTTTGCGTGCAGGCCACGCAGAAGTTCTGAGATCTCATATTTTTTGTGGGACCACTTTCACAAACAAGTAGTTTATAAAGGAACAGGCAAAGAAGGCTTAATTGCAAGTTTCATTATGGAAAATGTAGGACACAAGCTCTAGAGAGTAGTCTTGTTTCAGTTTAACTATATGGTTGTGGTgtagaggaaatgaaaagaaaacagactgaCAAATACATCAGCAATgttgtatatattgtatgtaagtaattccattcaaaggGAGCGTATCTGCATAAGTTTATGAAGATTTCAAACGATCTGTGCAGCTGTTAAGGCTGGAGCAGCTCCAGTCTGGGCCTATCATGCCTTTTCAAACCAAAGGAAGCTAATTAACCAGAATGTGTCCATTAGTCTATATTTAATGgctcttttgtcttcttctctgccttcctctttttttgagGCTCGCTGTGCAATATCAAGAGCTTCATTAGTGACTATTtgatgaagaaatgaaagaacaagAACAGACAGATGAGGGCAAAGGTTTCACTCTGCGCCCATTTCCCACTGTACAGTCTCATCTATGCAACAAAGCTTCACTGCCAAGCTGTGTTTAATAGAACACATGATATTGCACGGCAGAAGGCCTCTGAAGCAAGGCCTTTCATTTAAACTAACACAGTGAATACTGAACTACAGGATGTTACTGCTGAGCCTGCAGTAGATGCAGCCTCACAAGCAACCTGCTCAAATGAACCTCCACTTGTGCAGAGGCTGCAGATTTAAAGTTCACCGTGGATCCTGGGTCCTAAGCTGCCTTGTGTCCAGGATGGTTGTGGTGTTGTAATGCTGTGAGGAATGTTTTCTTGGAGACTGTGGGCCCGTTAGTACAAATGAATCATGGCATCTTCATTGTAATGTTCTGTTCAGAGTTTTATTTCACTAAATAAAAGTTGTCTCCAACTGGATTCATGAACTAGAGTTCACTAACCTCCTGAGTCCCTCAATCTAGTTACTGTAAGCACCTTTGACATGTGGTAGGACATTACATTTCCAGCATGAATGTGCAGCTAATAGATCTGCAGAAAGGATTCATGCACATTAACCTGGGGCAGAACCCCAAAGAAGTGTTTTGGAAGAAGAACTATGGGTGCTGTTCATAATGTAGAGCGTGGTAAGTGTAGATCTCAGGGTTAAAACGACCCTTacactcttttttatttatttttttttattaaaagcttAATACTGGTGCTCAGTTTGAGAGAAATGTCCCGCCCATGTATGGAGTGGATTTGTATTTGGTATGCTTCCATAAATGTTCAGTGGGGTTCAAGTCAGATTAGGGAAAGCTTATGTCAACACTCCTTGGTCTTCACTGGTCCTCAAAGAGTTCTTCAAAGCTCGAGGTGTGCTTAGTCTCATTATGCTGCTGCAGTCTGAGTTCTGTTCCACTCAGATTCATTCCGGAGTGTGGAATGTCTGAAGACTGGATCACTTCCCCTGGGTCAGGGTGGAGCAAGAGTCAAACTCCACAGTCAAGACACTGTCAGGCTTATGTATTTTAGCAGTATGTCTCATTTCCTTACTTAGACCTCTTTACCACTGATCGTAACTTGGATTTCAAGACTTTGCTGTCTACACTGTGTTAAtatactgatcaggcacaacattatgactctCTCCCTAATatcatgtaggtctcccttgtgcctccaaaacagttcatcacagagtgggttgaggggaggggcgtctgtggatcatcccatagacacttgatcagtttgagttgttcctaaactgtttgtgtgtgtgtctgcatcacgttggggatgtctgctgccatcaaggagtgtcattgctatggggtgggggtgtctggtctggtctaggtgggtgctactgtctaagtaacatccacatgaatgaataccaggtccagaagtttcccagcagaatatttcATCGTCAgaatcagtgttatttacttctcctgccagtggttttaatgttgtggctgatcagtgtatgtctaAACACACCCGTACTGTTTTGAGTCTCATCCGAGAAGTGGTTTAGAGACACTACTCATCCTCTGAGACTCATTTTGGAAATGATGCATCTGTAATGAAGTTTCTTCTCCATCAGTGAAGAAAGCTGATGTATTAATCTTCTGATGGTTTCCATCTACCCCACCAAGCTGATTCATTCCCCACAAATGGTTCAATCCAGCTGTGATTTGATTCTGAGAGAGCACCTCtgtgctgaaaataaaaaacattttctctggtttctgaCCTCATGTTTCCACGTGTTTCACAAAGGAATGATCTGCTGGAGACTTGAGGCGACCAGTTAATGCCTGCCAGATGATTTACTTGAGCAAATGTGGGAAACCAAATGAAGCTCACATTAATGTTCAATGCGTGTCATCTGAACACTTGCTGAGtagaagaataaaacacaaggtAAACCTGACATTATGTATAAAGTACCCAAGAGGGTCACTACTTGAACGCTGAGCTGCACAAAAATATGCCATTCTTTCAGTACTGTCTGACTGTACCTGACtgttctgaaataaaataatctttagCTGCAACCCCATGCAAAAGAGGCAGTGAACGCACCTCAACACACCTAACAGTAAATTCTTTACTTTTAAACGTTTTCCTGATTATTTCCCAAAGGTCACACCATGTAGCAAAGACACAACCAGAGTTAATCTTCTTGTCAACTCATCCACTTTCATGCCTTGgtagaaatacagaaagaacagaacagtggagaagaagaagtgagagCAGAAAGAGAACTGAACAGAGCAAGAGAAGTTTATTACAGGGAAGATACAGATGAGAGCAGAGGCCTGAAACTGtccaaacaaacattaacacacaaacacacaatttaacTTGGGCTTCTTGGTAGAAAAGACGTATTTAATTTGTGCTAATCTGAAATCTTATCACAAAACAACTGAACTCAAGTAGAAAATTTACAACAATTCCTGAAAAGGattaaaactgtccaaaaataaACTTTGTGGTGGCAAGTAAAAACAAgagatgaatgaaaaataaaaaccacatcaGAGAAAACCTCAGCTGAAACAGTGACCCAGTTTTCTGTGCATCTCCGCTTGGTAAGACAAACAGAGCACTGGGAAGACGAGGTTCATTTCAACATCAACAAAGTTAACCGATAAAATAATTCTGTTTAAAGACATACGACTACAATCAGATCACAGACTAAAGGCACATGTACTTTGGTCCCAGTGGATGTCCCCAAACCAGAGACTAGGACCAGAATCACATGTTGAAACCTCGTCTAAACAGACAGCAGTGGCATGCATGTATGTGAGTGAACCCACTCACAGCTGCTTTTCAAACAACTGGGATGGGCtttaaacaggaaatgacagttGACTCTATTCTTCATTGGCGACTTAACCTTTGGGTCAGTATTATTACAATGTGTACATTCCATGTTGTGCTGTAAAGGACGTTTCAGTGATGCTCAACAGGCATATTCAGCTTCAAGTGATGACTCATTCCCACCAAGCCTTGAAACATCATACAGAGAGGCTACGACGAACTCACCAATGTTAATTAAATAGGCCTCAGATACAAACATCTTCAAAATGATTGTTCAGCTATGAGAATATAATTAGGAAAGTGCACCaggtaagaaaaaaatgacagcacTGCAAATACTTTACTATTATCTAGAAGATTTCTGAGAGTTGATGTTGCCCATATTTAGTTTTTGAGTCACTTTAAACCAACCTCCTCAAAATTGTTTTGTGTAGTGCAGCTACAGTTAAAGCTGAGCTGTTGTTGtataaaactgaatataattaCACCATCTACTCCTTTTATTTGAATGTATCCTGACAGACACTGAACAGAAGGAGAGACCTTGTCAGACAACAGACGAGTCACATAAGGGCTGACAACAAGGGTCAGACTAGTGAGTGGCTTTATCAACAATACTAACATGAAATGAAGTGAGATTTTCCtgcgagcaaaaaaaaaaaaaaacaaaaaaaaaaaataacacgtgTGGTTTAAGAAGCAACAAGGTGTACAGTAAAAATGGCAGATCAGTAATTAAAGGAGACTACTGCCTCACTGACAGGTCATCTCTGAACAGCGCAACACTAAATCAAAACAGCAACTCACTCTTAGCAGTGAtagaactgaaacaaaaaacccCAAAGCTACAACTTAGAGAGTATCTTAACATGTACCAGGCTTCAAGTCTGTTTCACCTGTAACCACACCAACACTGAGGTCCCACCTGGAGAACACATGTACAGAACTGCTGGTAAACAGAAACACTGCACAGAGCCAGTTTAGTTGCTCTTTAAGATGATTTCATCAAAACTGCTGACTGAGGGAAGTACTGCTTCTACTGGTCAAGAAAATTTACTTTGTgaaattgattgatttattttttttctgcaatacTTAGAGTGAAAACTATTCACAGAAAATGTAGAGAGGACTAATGGTATTGACCTCTTCCCTCATCACAGATCTGCATTAATTATTTTAGGAGATGGGAGTTTTGTGTGAGGGTTAGATGGTAGATTTTGAAAAGGAAACTTTCAGATGGTGATTTCCTCCCATGTCATAGTTGTGAAGATCCATCAGAGCCTGGatggcttcctccactgacgaCATCTGGATCAAGGCCATCTTACGATCcctgaagaggaggaagcaaagacaaacagctgaatATTAGAGAGAGCAGTCACTAAGTCCACAGATGGACATCATGCTGGCGTCCTGCTAACCACCGTAGTGGGGCATTACTGTTCCAGCACCCTTACATCCACATTAACGACATGCCTCAAGAAGCTCTGCTTAACACTATCCTGTCAATTTCCAGTCgactcttttctctctatcttctctgtttctacccggctggccttcagatggttcctccatatgagctgggttctgctcaaggtttcttcctgttaaaaaggagtttttcctgccactgtcTCTGACTGGGTTTTGTAAAGCGTGTTgacacaatttgtattgttactagAGAAGATTATATAGATATTctgtggtaaataaataaaaattataactGTAACTGAATTGAACCTTGACCTGTCCGCTGTTCCTCCAGCACTCCCATCTTCATTCTCACTCTCCTCACTGATATCCACTCTGTTATGGACTACTACAAAAACCCTTTAACACTTAACAGAGAATGTGGATGACATTCAATAAAAGAAGGAGGATATTATGCTCCTTCTGTTCTGTAGGAAAATGTATAACCAATAAGGTTGTTGAAATAACAGGTCTGTCCACAACGAACCTCTCGGAGCAGAGACTTATAAGGTCATTACttgtattataataaaaatagcacaggacaacacacacccacatgaCCGCCACTTCACACCTTTGCTTCTGGTACAGCACCATGAGTAGCGTGGCAGCGTGGAGCTGTAGCAGTCATTAACAGGGTGACTTGGGTGATATGgacccaaaagaaaaaaatatatatctttttattttcatactaTATCCAGTATGAAAATATATCAGTTTATCTTAAAAACCTGCCCAGTGACTCAATAAAGTACATTTTGATTTTGGTTTCGATTCCATGCTGTTGCACCTcatctatctgtgtgtgttcttagaTTGCTCCCCACCGATGAATGATAAAGGCAAACTACAAAAATGAGTTGtataaaatgtatatgtatgtataaaataCAGAAGATATGTTGAGTGTGTTTTATGAAACCATGTCCTCTTGATTCTAAAAAGGAAGACAGGGCTTCAGGATAGATATTGTAGTCATCTGTAGTTTCTTCATACTAAAGTGCTTCTTACTGGAAGAACTTGAAGGCCTTGACAGTCCCTCCACTGTTAGAGAACAGGAGGCGCAGATCATCCTCTCCAACTCCATCCCtgaacatgcaaacaaaaaaactcttacAGTCACGAAGCACAAGTGGTTGTTATAGCGCTGCACTGACACAAAGCAACATAATATGACCATGTTTAACGGCTGAACTACCGGATGTTAGAAAGGTGAAGTGTTGCCGAGGGGGGGAAGATGTTCTGGAAGTTTTTGGATCCTGGCTTCTTAAAGCGATGGAGTGGGGAACCAGAAAAATCTGTCCGACACAAAcaaaattcaattcagtttatatacagtcaataaCACTGATTATGTTGGCATaatcggaagaaaaaaaaagaaagaatttgtTGTTGTACGTTATTCCTTCTGACAGACCCAAGCTGATTCAGTGATTCGTTCCTTGAAGCggttaaaataaatctaaacaaaaaaattaactaGCGAAATTATTTAACGAATACACTGTCTTTGATcctgttatttaaaatgtatcagCATTCTGTCACTGCTTCAAAGAGCACAGTGGTGAAACTGATGCATATACAGACGTCTCACGTCTCTGCAATAACTAACTTAACGGTGGgcatacataaataaagaaacaacttGGTGCATGTGCTTTCAATGAAGGAGACAGACATTACAGCTTCAGAATGTTTATCATTCCCCCAAGtaacacacaaagaataaacatctgtgtgtgttctgacgCAACAGTAGTGATCCATTTGAGACGGTAGctattaaaatattcttttctgcCGCAAATGATGTTGACGTTCATTTGAATACAGAGtgtgaaactgagatcagatctcaaggGCCGGTTGAGAACAGATGACGAGGCGCATTTTAATGCCAGATGTGAACACTGGTACTTAAAGCTGAATtcttgcattaacatccgtcCAGGACAATTTCATTACAAGGTTTGAATGGGGCCTCAAAGGTGTCATCTCAGTTAATTCACGTCAATATCTGAAATAGATCTCAAGAAATCCCTTCAAGGCTTTTAGGATATTGCATTTATGTCCATGTTTTGTGAGTTCACTGTGAACTTGTCAGATTCCCTATTAGTAAGCAGATGTCAATCTAGAATCCTCTTGGGCAAGCACGTTTGCCGTTATGAATGCCACTGCTCATTACCTTTTAAGAGCATTGACCATCCCAAGTGCCTTTTCTCGGGAATAGCAACGTATGACATGACTTAACGTCAGCTACCAACTGTTTTTGACCATTAACTTCTGCAAGTGACTATAGAAATTAAAGAACTAAATTAAGCAGTACCAATTATCATTAACTGATCAAATTACTTGTAAATAAGATTCTACATACTTATACTTAACCACAATGTAAAATCTCCATCATGTTTATATTGATCAGAACTCACCAAGCTGAGCCTGGTTACCATCAGACAGCTGGATCAGAGCGCTGTCCTTTTTGTTGTAAAGGATCTTCACCCTCTGCACATCACCATAGACCCCTGAAGgtagagagggagaaggagagacagatagagagatagagagagggagagcgagagcaAGAGCAAGAAAGAGCAGGGTGGTGGAGAAGACGAGAAGGAGGATAGAACAGACAGAGCAGGAGAGATGGAGCCGACGAAGATAAAAAAGGAGAGGTGTgaaggatgaaaggaaaaaagttaGTGCtagaaagacaaatgaaaagaaaagacggaCTCTTCCCATTTGACTTCCACTAGAAACTCCATCAAATAAGCGTAACCGAATAGCTTTACGTCACGACAGTCAACCAGCAAGAAAACCTCAGCTGACACATAGCTgaaactgactgactggttaatGCCTTCACTGAGAAGCAGGATTGAGCAATCCGGCTTAATTAGGTGATTAGAAATGTCAAACTATAAATGGAAGTAACAATCACCTATGAGAGATGtagggaaaaaaagacacttttactCAACCAGAAAATCCAAAACAGCATGGaaaaaatgaggaggaagaacaacTAAGTTTTTATTAGGCCTTTGTGGAGAGAAGTTCTTGACTTTTCAAAAGATCTGGAGGCACCTTGCCTAGTTTAGGTGCCTGAGAGGCAGGGAATCACAACAGCGAAGTTATGGAATAAAGACAACAAGTGAACTATGGCTACACTACACATCTAAGGAAAAAGGCAAAAGGATGAGTTTTGGTGAGTACACTGAACTGCCATGATCAACTTAACTATTAATGTAGTGAAAACGCTAACAAAGAAATTAAGCAAATTAGCAAAGAAAAGCAGCCTGACAGCATCAGAGCCAAGACGATCATGTTTTAGCCAAAAGAGAACCTGATCCAAACCTGCTGTGAGAACTCATCCTCGTCCCTTGCTCATTCATTTCTTCTAACAAAatggatctttttttctttttttttttttaaacaaaaccgAGTGCCACGCTAATATTTACCACTGCAAACTGCAGCTGCTTTATATAAAATTATTTCCACCAGCAGCATTTATTATGAAGCATCTGCAGGATGTGGTTTGTTGCTTAACAGCTGCCCGTTTCACGCC encodes:
- the LOC125010690 gene encoding polypyrimidine tract-binding protein 2-like, whose amino-acid sequence is MSYVAIPEKRHLGWSMLLKDFSGSPLHRFKKPGSKNFQNIFPPSATLHLSNIRDGVGEDDLRLLFSNSGGTVKAFKFFQDRKMALIQMSSVEEAIQALMDLHNYDMGGNHHLKVSFSKSTI